A region of Bacillota bacterium DNA encodes the following proteins:
- a CDS encoding FAD-binding protein, with protein MRKKWVVGGKITVWVLVFFFLLVGNPGCYPMAPGDGPSFSADVVVIGGTVAAHVAALEASRSGARVLVFWSGDEEDYPGIVEEGIIARDNLAGHELAVEMPEMPLIEFSDSNGVLEGGEGLAGMADERAPTAARWLEKELKIGFKVEKENSYYRYTFEKPLILAEIKENLRQAAIKYGVIYFDAVKRLDGRKTGKNRLELQVQTADCDRISVHTRTIIVADGGFLGNASLMKKLAPGVRGGDFRPGNRAMGLSIAREMEAELTEIDSFACFPEIYGEEDGKWHRKTPGGSCFMVNEEEIIPLENVSTDTLCDLLSSRKSRTNIIVVEEASLQGSDGEEYFARLSGPAEFEKKYGFEIPVQKQEKVGPIGALKAAPVRLTACYCLGGLMTTPSGAVITGAGVEGIYAAGEAAGSIQGEKLIPGTLLAESIMSGILAGRNAAAEAIW; from the coding sequence TTGCGAAAAAAATGGGTTGTTGGCGGAAAAATCACAGTATGGGTTCTGGTTTTCTTTTTTTTGTTGGTCGGGAATCCAGGGTGTTACCCCATGGCGCCGGGTGATGGTCCTTCATTCAGTGCGGATGTGGTGGTAATCGGGGGGACGGTAGCCGCTCATGTAGCGGCTCTTGAAGCCTCCAGGAGCGGGGCCAGGGTTCTGGTTTTCTGGAGCGGGGACGAGGAAGATTATCCCGGCATCGTTGAAGAAGGGATCATCGCGAGGGACAACCTTGCTGGACATGAGCTTGCGGTGGAAATGCCCGAGATGCCATTGATCGAGTTTTCCGACAGTAACGGTGTCCTCGAGGGGGGGGAGGGGCTTGCCGGGATGGCGGACGAGCGCGCCCCAACGGCAGCACGCTGGTTGGAAAAAGAATTGAAAATAGGTTTCAAAGTCGAAAAAGAAAATTCATATTACCGTTACACTTTTGAAAAACCATTGATATTGGCGGAAATCAAAGAAAATCTGCGCCAAGCCGCTATCAAATACGGTGTAATATATTTTGATGCTGTAAAACGACTGGATGGCAGAAAAACAGGGAAAAATCGTCTGGAATTGCAGGTGCAAACTGCAGATTGCGACCGGATTTCCGTTCATACCCGAACAATAATTGTTGCTGACGGTGGGTTCCTGGGAAATGCATCATTGATGAAAAAACTTGCTCCCGGGGTCAGGGGAGGGGATTTTCGCCCGGGTAACAGGGCGATGGGGTTGAGTATTGCCCGGGAAATGGAAGCGGAATTGACAGAGATAGATTCTTTTGCCTGTTTCCCCGAGATATATGGCGAGGAAGACGGGAAATGGCACCGGAAAACCCCCGGGGGCAGCTGTTTCATGGTGAACGAGGAGGAAATTATACCTCTGGAAAATGTCAGTACCGATACATTGTGCGATCTCCTTTCTTCCAGAAAAAGCCGCACCAATATCATTGTGGTGGAAGAGGCATCGCTGCAGGGGAGTGACGGGGAAGAATATTTTGCACGCTTGAGCGGTCCGGCGGAATTCGAAAAAAAATATGGGTTCGAGATACCGGTTCAGAAACAGGAAAAAGTCGGCCCGATCGGTGCGCTGAAGGCAGCTCCCGTGAGGCTGACGGCCTGCTACTGCCTGGGAGGTTTGATGACAACTCCTTCCGGGGCAGTGATAACCGGGGCGGGCGTGGAAGGTATTTACGCTGCCGGGGAAGCTGCAGGAAGTATTCAGGGAGAGAAGTTGATTCCGGGCACCCTGCTTGCGGAGTCAATAATGTCCGGCATTCTGGCGGGGCGCAATGCTGCGGCCGAGGCGATCTGGTAA